DNA from Bos indicus isolate NIAB-ARS_2022 breed Sahiwal x Tharparkar chromosome 15, NIAB-ARS_B.indTharparkar_mat_pri_1.0, whole genome shotgun sequence:
GGGAGTGAAGCGAGCTGAGGGCTCAGGCAGAGCACTCACGCGTAATGCCGGTTCCCCACTCCCTTCGCTTTCATCcacctttctcctccctccctgggttTCCGTGGGTCTCAAATACCTGAGGGTGCGAAGGGCTTCAGCCGGCAGCCAGGGCTCCCACGCCTCGGCCATCGCCTCATAGAGCCAGTGGGAAGACTGGTTGCCCTTTATGAAGGGGGGAGGGAAGCCGTTGACGGGTGTGCTCTCGTGGTTGCCCACAGCAGGGTACACTGGCACGGGCCCCAAGAACTTCTTCACAAGGGCTGTGATGGTGGTCAGCGCCCGCAGCTGGTCCTGACGAGACTGCTGCCAGATGTTGTGAGCAGGGATGTCTCCTGTCCAGTACACCATATCAAAAGGGCCGGCGGGGCCCAGCCCACTCAACAGGCTCTCCAGGGTTCGCAGGGGCAGGTCACACTTGCTATACTCGCCCCAGTAACCAGCACCGGGCTGGGAGGCAGGCGGTGGGCCAGAATCCCGGCGGCAACACAGTGGGTTCTCACAGTTGGGGTCTGTGCCTTCCAGGTAGTCGTGATCCCAGTGCAGATCAGTGAGAAAGAGGACGCGgctgacaggggagcctggggctgggggcttgGGCGGCTGGGGGGGCGGCTTTGGCACGGCTGGCAGAGAGATGTTCCAAGAGGAGAAGATGTCCCAGTGCCCACAGGAAGAGCCCAGCAGCAGACCACAGGCCTCCGACGGGCTCAGCACTGAGCGTGTCCACACCTCCACCATGTCGTCCTCGAAGAGCTGGACAGCTGACTGGCACACGGCAGGCGGCGCGATCTTCAGCAGCACGCACAGCTTGATGGCCACGGAGCCCACCCAGGCCACACTGGCCTGATTCTGCCATAGGAAAACCAGCGGTGAGGGGTCAGAGACAGAGCTCAGGGGCCAGGCCGTCCTGGATATGAAAGACCCTTTGGGCTTCCATACCCACAGTGGGGCTGGAATAGACTCCACCACGGCGAAGAGATATCAGTTCACACCTGTCTCCCACAGACATTGCCCTGTGACTCAAACAGCACCAGGCCAGTACTTCCTTTTAAGCTCAGTGGCAGTTCAGGCCTTTGCTGGCCCGGCTGACTTTCTCAGACATTGTCTGCTGAGTGGCCTGAAATTTGGACTGGGCAGAATGACAGACTGACCAGCATTTGGGGACACACGTGAGGATAGGACCTTGATTCCCTGAGGAAACcttctgcccccgcccccaccccccccaccccccccacccaacCAGCACTCATCATAACCCCATGAAGGACAGTCAAGGCAGCCCAGACCGAACTAGTCCCACATCTCTGGATATTCTTTAATTCAGCTTCCCTTTTGGGTAGTAGCTAGCTCTAGGCATAGTGGTGCTAGGTGTAAGGTGGAGGGGATTCAGTCAGGCACACCAAGCTGGGAGTCCCGCCCGCACCAGCTGCTGGCTGTCTAACAAGTGACTTCAGCTCCGGGGCCTCTATTCATTTGTAAAGCAGAGATAACAGTAATGAAACCACCTAGCAGGCTACATTTAACCTGTATAAAAACGctagcacagtgcccagcattAAACTTGCACTGTTTCCTTACTTCACAAGGTCacagtggaggtggtggtggtggtgtgcagCCAAAGAACGGCAAATTCAGCAAAGTCTTGTGGAAGACAGCCTCTCCATCAGGGATGCTTTTGGAAACCCGGGAGCACCGGCCTTAGCCCCAGCCCCTACCCCCAGCTGCACCTTTCTGGCCTGTCTCCCAGCAGCCCCTGTAGCGCTCACCCTCAGCCCGAAGTCGATGGCGGTGAACAGTCCTTTGCAGGTTGGGCAGGTGAGGTTCCACCAGCCAAAGGCCTCCTGGAGCTGGGGCGCTATGCGAATGAACTTGGCGGGATGGCCTTGGGTAGGAAGAGGGTGGGCCTCCGCAGGGGACCAGAGGACCGGGGAGTTGGGCAGTGCCAGCGCCAGCGCCAAGCCCAACCACAGGAGCCTCAGACAGGGGGCCCCTAAGGACCTGTCCGATGCCTGCTCCCGGCCCGACCTGGGGCGGCCCTGGCCGGGAGAAACTCCATGGCGGGGCATCGCCCAGCTTCCTAGACCAGGCTGGTTCGCCTGCCCGGACCCGGCTGGTGTAGGCCCCAGTAGGCTCTCGGGATCCCAGGCGGTGCCAGGGACACCGATTACCCCCCGCGCAGTCGGCTGATGGCTCTGAGAAAAGCCACAAAGCAGCTCCGCCCCTTCCTCCTTCTGGGTTCCGCAGCAGCTGATCGCGGTGGCTGGAAGCCAGCGCGCAGCTAGGGAGGCGGAGTGGACGCGGAGTGGGCGGGGCGCGCCTGGGACCTGCCCAGGTTCCCGCCCGCTATTCCACCCCGGCCTGGACTGCGGCGGGAGGCTGCTGTCGCCGCCCAGCCCTTGCTGGAGCCTATCTAGTGTGGCTGGTGAGAGGCTCCTCCGAGGCCCCTTAGGCAACTCCTCTCACTCAAAATTCCTGGAATAGCTAACTGCCAGGCCCACCGGGCTTTAAACTCGGAGCGGAGTGGGCAAGagctggtggtggtggcggggagCACAGCGAGGCAGGGATGCTTACACTGGGTCTGTTACTCTCCGCCCAGAAGGTGCCAGTCCTCAATTTCCTATGTTCTGCCACTGGTCCCTGCACCCGTGAGTCGTCGCCCTGCCTTTAGTCGCCGTACTCAGACTTCTCCAAGTGGAAGGGACCCTAGGCTTACCCATGCCTTCATCATATGTTtgaggaaacggaggctcagatggtaaa
Protein-coding regions in this window:
- the SMPD1 gene encoding sphingomyelin phosphodiesterase; this encodes MPRHGVSPGQGRPRSGREQASDRSLGAPCLRLLWLGLALALALPNSPVLWSPAEAHPLPTQGHPAKFIRIAPQLQEAFGWWNLTCPTCKGLFTAIDFGLRNQASVAWVGSVAIKLCVLLKIAPPAVCQSAVQLFEDDMVEVWTRSVLSPSEACGLLLGSSCGHWDIFSSWNISLPAVPKPPPQPPKPPAPGSPVSRVLFLTDLHWDHDYLEGTDPNCENPLCCRRDSGPPPASQPGAGYWGEYSKCDLPLRTLESLLSGLGPAGPFDMVYWTGDIPAHNIWQQSRQDQLRALTTITALVKKFLGPVPVYPAVGNHESTPVNGFPPPFIKGNQSSHWLYEAMAEAWEPWLPAEALRTLRIGGFYALSPRPGLRLISLNMNFCSRENFWLLINSTDPAGQLQWLVGELQAAEDRGDKVHIIGHIPPGHCLKSWSWNYYRIVERYENTLAGQFFGHTHVDEFEVFYDEETLSRPLSVAFLAPSATTYIGLNPGYRVYQIDGNYSGSSHVVLDHETYIMNLTEANEPGATPHWYLLYRARETYGLPNALPTAWHDLVYRMRKDTQLFQTFWFLYHKGHPPSEPCGTPCRLATLCAQLSARSDSPALCRHLVPDASLPDVQSLWSMPLLC